The following are from one region of the Candidatus Poribacteria bacterium genome:
- a CDS encoding class I SAM-dependent methyltransferase: protein MADRTDPTQKANHPFYCQYRAVYQYATQFTQAQRVLDLGCGDGYGAHLLAQHAKKVVAVDKHKKTIQQAKQKYNLPNLDFYIQDVSQLHKYFPYPFDVVCCFHLIEYLTTPEHFLEEVAKRLVHPAAVLLISTPNRYSPLRESTGLQSPHHECEYNASEFRNLLSMNFRDVTLYTLQGSSKVEEFQELQAQHIHQIFSYDILKMRHWLPKPLLRLSFDVGGRLL, encoded by the coding sequence ATGGCAGACAGAACAGATCCAACCCAAAAAGCGAATCATCCATTCTACTGTCAGTATCGCGCCGTCTATCAATACGCAACACAATTCACACAAGCGCAGCGCGTCTTGGACCTCGGATGTGGCGACGGATACGGTGCCCACCTATTGGCACAACACGCAAAAAAGGTCGTCGCCGTTGACAAACACAAAAAGACCATCCAACAAGCAAAGCAAAAATACAATCTCCCAAATCTCGATTTCTACATCCAAGATGTCTCACAACTTCACAAATATTTCCCTTATCCGTTTGATGTCGTCTGCTGTTTTCATCTCATTGAATACCTAACAACCCCCGAACATTTCTTGGAGGAAGTCGCCAAACGCTTGGTCCACCCCGCAGCAGTGCTTCTCATTTCAACACCGAATCGATATTCTCCACTTCGGGAGTCTACAGGTCTCCAATCGCCCCATCACGAATGCGAATACAACGCCAGCGAGTTCCGAAATCTTCTTTCAATGAATTTTAGAGATGTGACGCTTTATACACTCCAAGGGAGTTCAAAAGTCGAGGAGTTTCAAGAGCTCCAGGCACAGCACATCCACCAGATTTTCAGCTATGATATCCTAAAAATGCGGCACTGGCTCCCCAAGCCACTCTTACGACTGAGTTTTGATGTCGGCGGAAGGTTATTATAG
- a CDS encoding IS630 transposase-related protein — MIMAYSTDLRKRVLDFVNTGGSKAEAERTFRVSRRTIYNWLETEDPFAREKPGPKVPRNIDYDVLRQHVAEVRDATLAERSKHFGVSKGCISYAFEKLNITRKKRR, encoded by the coding sequence ATGATTATGGCCTATTCAACAGATTTACGCAAACGCGTGCTCGATTTCGTCAATACCGGGGGCAGTAAAGCCGAGGCAGAACGCACTTTTCGTGTTTCAAGAAGGACGATCTATAACTGGTTAGAAACTGAAGATCCCTTCGCCCGTGAGAAACCGGGGCCCAAGGTCCCCCGAAACATTGATTACGATGTGCTTCGGCAACATGTCGCCGAAGTCCGAGATGCCACCCTCGCAGAACGCTCCAAACACTTCGGTGTTTCCAAAGGGTGTATCTCCTATGCCTTTGAGAAACTCAATATCACGCGAAAAAAAAGACGCTAA
- the proB gene encoding glutamate 5-kinase, which produces MNLSSPIAHGQCNPAEQRACLSDVKRVVVKVGSSTISEGANLNEDALHGLVHDLALVKQDGVEVILVTSGAIAAGWPQLGLKQRPQTLPRLQAAAAVGQIQLMAVYEELFRNYGQQAALMLLTRDDFSNRERYTRMNDTMRALLHLNVIPIINENDTVAVDEIKVGDNDTLSAYVTNLAQAQLLVILSDQAGFYTADPRHDPNSELIHTVPSISENIWQAAGTAGTTSGTGGMVTKLRAADIVTGSGEMMVMAHGREPLVVTRLLKGELLGTLFLPNSRISGRKRWIAYSRPPKGRLFVDSGAQEALVQGGKSLLPAGIRRVEGDFDYSDTVSCLTENGTEFARGLVNYNAVETAKLAGKHTKDIENILGYRDYDEIIHRDNLVLLD; this is translated from the coding sequence ATGAATTTGAGTTCACCTATAGCCCACGGGCAATGCAATCCGGCTGAACAACGCGCCTGTTTGTCAGACGTGAAACGCGTTGTCGTGAAGGTCGGAAGCAGCACCATTTCAGAAGGTGCGAACCTCAATGAAGATGCACTCCATGGGCTTGTCCACGATTTAGCACTCGTGAAACAGGACGGTGTAGAGGTTATCCTCGTCACATCTGGGGCAATCGCCGCAGGCTGGCCACAACTCGGTCTAAAGCAGCGACCACAGACGCTGCCGCGCTTACAAGCCGCCGCCGCTGTTGGACAGATCCAGTTGATGGCGGTTTATGAGGAACTATTTCGCAACTATGGGCAGCAGGCTGCACTCATGCTCCTTACACGCGACGATTTCTCTAATCGGGAACGCTACACCCGCATGAACGATACGATGCGCGCCCTTCTCCATCTCAACGTAATACCGATTATCAATGAAAACGATACCGTTGCTGTTGACGAAATTAAGGTCGGTGATAACGATACCCTCTCCGCTTATGTGACAAACCTCGCCCAAGCGCAACTCCTCGTTATCCTCTCAGATCAGGCAGGCTTTTACACCGCAGACCCCAGACACGACCCTAACTCAGAATTGATTCACACTGTCCCATCTATTTCAGAGAATATCTGGCAAGCCGCTGGGACAGCTGGCACAACGAGCGGCACAGGTGGGATGGTGACGAAGTTGCGAGCCGCCGATATCGTTACCGGATCGGGAGAGATGATGGTGATGGCACACGGACGGGAACCACTTGTCGTAACAAGACTCTTGAAGGGTGAGCTTCTCGGGACGTTGTTCCTTCCAAACTCCCGTATCTCTGGACGAAAACGGTGGATCGCTTATTCGCGTCCTCCTAAAGGTAGGCTCTTTGTGGATAGCGGGGCACAGGAGGCTCTCGTACAAGGTGGAAAAAGTCTATTGCCTGCAGGCATCCGACGCGTTGAAGGTGATTTTGACTATAGCGATACGGTTTCGTGTCTCACTGAAAATGGAACAGAATTCGCACGCGGTTTGGTAAACTATAATGCTGTAGAGACTGCCAAACTTGCGGGGAAACACACGAAGGATATTGAGAACATTCTCGGCTACCGCGATTACGATGAAATCATACATCGGGATAATCTCGTATTGCTCGACTAA
- the obgE gene encoding GTPase ObgE → MDTAKIQVKAGNGGNGCISFRREKYVPRGGPDGGDGGSGGNVILTATLGMSTLIDLRHNPRQVAEKGGHGTGKQRDGADGADRVIRVPTGTIVRDLETTELLADLTEPGETVVVARGGIGGKGNAHFKSSTFQAPRVAEKGEPGAEREITLEVKLIADIGLVGYPNAGKSTLLARTSAATPKIAAYPFTTLRPNLGVVRINREQNFVLADIPGLIEGAHKGAGLGHQFLRHIERTKMLIHVIDLSATDGRDPIKDYEQLNLELKHYNELLTKLPQIIALNKIDMPDAAANLERVQAYFDKRKVFPISAVTGEGVNSLMQQAYRSLQYLEARAREEAETTIVFEQEFPPEPRARFELSETKEGFIVSGAEPRRAVLMTDMENEQALILLYRKLKNMGVMNALERAGAVEGDTIQIDEFEFTYSPRAMQSG, encoded by the coding sequence ATGGACACAGCAAAAATTCAGGTGAAAGCAGGTAACGGCGGGAACGGCTGTATCAGTTTTCGTCGAGAAAAATATGTCCCTCGCGGTGGACCCGATGGCGGAGACGGCGGCAGTGGCGGCAACGTCATCCTTACGGCAACCCTTGGGATGAGTACGCTGATTGATTTGCGTCATAACCCGCGCCAAGTTGCTGAAAAGGGTGGACACGGCACCGGCAAACAACGAGACGGTGCTGACGGCGCGGATCGCGTTATTAGAGTGCCGACTGGTACTATTGTCAGAGACTTGGAAACAACGGAACTCCTTGCAGATTTAACAGAACCTGGTGAAACTGTCGTTGTCGCACGTGGCGGGATCGGTGGCAAAGGGAATGCCCACTTCAAGAGTAGCACGTTCCAGGCACCGCGTGTCGCCGAGAAAGGTGAACCCGGCGCAGAACGCGAGATAACCCTTGAGGTCAAACTTATCGCCGATATCGGACTGGTCGGTTATCCGAACGCTGGTAAATCAACACTGCTGGCGCGAACATCTGCTGCAACCCCGAAAATTGCAGCGTATCCGTTCACCACGCTCCGGCCGAATTTAGGGGTCGTCCGCATCAATCGGGAACAGAATTTCGTTCTTGCCGACATCCCTGGATTGATAGAAGGCGCACACAAAGGAGCAGGCTTAGGACACCAATTCTTACGGCACATTGAGCGCACCAAAATGCTGATCCATGTCATTGATCTGAGCGCGACAGATGGACGAGATCCGATCAAGGACTACGAGCAACTCAACCTCGAACTGAAGCATTACAACGAACTCTTGACAAAACTCCCGCAAATTATTGCCCTAAACAAGATAGATATGCCGGACGCTGCAGCGAATTTGGAACGTGTCCAAGCATATTTCGATAAGCGGAAGGTTTTTCCGATCTCCGCGGTTACGGGTGAGGGTGTGAATTCACTTATGCAACAAGCCTACCGCTCCTTACAATACCTTGAAGCACGCGCCCGAGAGGAAGCAGAGACGACGATTGTCTTTGAACAGGAATTTCCGCCAGAACCACGCGCACGGTTTGAACTTTCTGAGACCAAGGAGGGTTTCATTGTTAGCGGTGCTGAGCCGCGCCGTGCTGTCCTCATGACTGACATGGAAAACGAACAAGCACTCATCCTACTGTACCGGAAATTGAAAAACATGGGAGTGATGAACGCACTGGAACGCGCAGGTGCTGTAGAAGGAGATACCATTCAGATTGATGAATTTGAGTTCACCTATAGCCCACGGGCAATGCAATCCGGCTGA
- a CDS encoding collagen-like protein yields the protein MKKLPLAIFIVSLSVTGCENRYTGPILTVDNVDRYRLSVGEDTPCLLVGFDAVCIKVIPGARGVQGPQGPRGPQGPHGEPGSPGANVPIIHIHDRSIIYEFYYEDKLLLRAEKEMDTTEILAQLTAQEETELEEHLGTILPPDVNTGGSNNNGGPPGTRNNGNNGGNNGGGNNGGNGGNGGTNGNGGNGGNGGGTDGNGSGTNGNGGNGGTNGNGGNGGNGGNGGNGGNGGTNGNGGNGGNGGTNGNGGNGGTNGGNGNGGNGGGNGGGTNGNGGNGGTNGGNGNGGNGGGTNGNGGNGGTNGGNGNGGNGGGTNGNGGNGGTNGGNGNGGNGGGNNGDDPATPGSIDTHRVYPLKDGELDTSKSVGWVVWVYYQDPIPTHRGTTIGTSGFGIEIYVDGNRHPDINADTFVVQADGIDDQGNPDHNIQFFVSSKAYEGQTPAATIEIRVTGLLSANHVSTFTLPNTVTPEGSTFQDDPLEPGN from the coding sequence ATGAAAAAATTGCCCCTTGCAATTTTTATCGTGTCTCTGAGTGTCACTGGATGTGAAAACCGTTATACAGGTCCCATACTAACGGTTGATAATGTAGACAGGTATCGTCTCTCGGTTGGTGAGGACACTCCCTGCCTGCTTGTGGGGTTTGATGCCGTTTGCATAAAGGTTATCCCGGGAGCCAGAGGAGTCCAAGGACCGCAAGGACCCAGAGGACCGCAGGGCCCCCACGGAGAACCGGGAAGTCCTGGTGCTAACGTCCCCATCATCCATATTCATGACAGGAGCATCATTTATGAGTTCTATTATGAGGACAAGCTTCTTTTGCGAGCAGAAAAGGAAATGGATACCACCGAGATTCTGGCACAATTGACAGCGCAAGAGGAAACTGAGTTAGAAGAACACCTCGGTACTATTTTGCCACCAGATGTCAATACCGGTGGCAGTAATAACAATGGTGGTCCCCCCGGCACCCGCAACAACGGTAATAATGGCGGCAACAATGGTGGAGGCAACAACGGCGGTAACGGTGGTAATGGTGGCACCAATGGTAATGGCGGCAACGGTGGCAACGGTGGAGGCACCGATGGCAATGGTAGTGGCACCAATGGTAATGGCGGCAACGGTGGCACCAATGGTAATGGTGGTAATGGTGGCAATGGTGGCAATGGTGGTAATGGTGGTAATGGCGGCACCAATGGTAATGGTGGTAATGGCGGTAACGGTGGCACCAATGGTAATGGTGGCAACGGTGGCACTAACGGGGGCAATGGCAACGGTGGTAATGGTGGTGGCAACGGTGGTGGCACCAATGGTAATGGTGGCAACGGTGGCACTAACGGGGGCAACGGCAATGGTGGTAATGGTGGTGGCACCAATGGTAATGGTGGCAACGGTGGCACTAACGGGGGCAACGGCAATGGTGGTAATGGTGGTGGCACCAATGGTAATGGTGGCAACGGTGGCACTAACGGGGGCAACGGCAATGGTGGTAATGGCGGTGGCAACAATGGAGACGATCCGGCAACCCCAGGTTCTATTGATACGCACCGAGTTTACCCTCTAAAGGATGGCGAATTGGATACAAGTAAAAGCGTAGGGTGGGTAGTCTGGGTATACTATCAAGATCCAATCCCCACACATCGTGGAACTACAATTGGAACCAGCGGATTTGGGATTGAGATATATGTGGATGGTAACCGTCATCCAGATATAAACGCGGACACATTTGTGGTACAAGCCGACGGCATCGATGATCAGGGTAATCCGGATCATAACATTCAGTTCTTTGTTTCATCTAAGGCGTATGAAGGTCAAACTCCTGCGGCTACGATAGAGATTAGGGTAACGGGTTTACTATCCGCCAACCATGTATCAACATTTACGCTTCCGAACACGGTAACTCCAGAAGGAAGTACCTTCCAAGATGATCCTCTGGAACCTGGTAATTAG
- a CDS encoding collagen-like protein — MKKLLMAIFVMSLSIIGCEIPYTGPMLTVDRVDQYLHSTGQDNVCLQDGFDSICIKVIPGPQGPRGPEGPRGPQGPQGEPGSPGVNAPIIHIHERSIIYEFYYENKLALRAETQADTSELLELLAAQQGDQDDGGNNDDPTVPTAQSVTRQKVGWTVWITYPDTDGDGLGDTPERAGTNFNVDTGLQVTVRARDESGFVHNLTASYEEDENGNQIPVIRRVAQTKGGPGGDALQFFVLTKLNEIVISVIGLFSHHEAIFTMTDGQDGVRPVNSTFHLNLL, encoded by the coding sequence ATGAAAAAATTACTCATGGCAATTTTCGTAATGTCTTTGAGTATCATTGGATGTGAAATCCCATACACAGGTCCAATGCTAACAGTTGACCGTGTGGACCAGTATCTTCATAGTACTGGTCAAGATAACGTATGTCTACAAGATGGATTTGATTCAATCTGTATAAAAGTTATTCCAGGACCCCAAGGACCCAGAGGCCCCGAAGGTCCCAGAGGACCCCAAGGCCCCCAAGGAGAACCAGGAAGTCCTGGTGTAAACGCTCCAATCATCCACATTCATGAAAGAAGCATCATTTATGAATTCTATTATGAAAACAAACTTGCCCTCCGAGCAGAGACGCAAGCGGACACCTCCGAACTCTTAGAATTATTAGCGGCGCAACAAGGCGATCAGGATGATGGCGGCAACAACGATGATCCGACAGTGCCAACAGCCCAGTCAGTTACACGCCAAAAAGTAGGGTGGACCGTGTGGATAACATATCCAGATACAGATGGCGATGGACTCGGGGACACACCCGAGCGGGCGGGGACAAATTTTAATGTGGATACCGGACTTCAGGTCACAGTACGCGCCAGAGACGAAAGTGGCTTTGTGCACAACCTTACTGCATCATACGAGGAAGATGAGAATGGTAACCAAATCCCTGTAATAAGGAGAGTTGCACAAACCAAAGGTGGTCCCGGCGGAGATGCCCTTCAATTCTTCGTTTTAACGAAACTAAATGAAATAGTTATTAGCGTCATTGGTTTATTCTCCCACCATGAGGCAATATTCACAATGACAGACGGTCAGGATGGTGTAAGACCCGTAAATTCTACGTTTCACCTGAACCTTCTGTAA
- a CDS encoding copper ion binding protein, with protein MEKTKLKIGGMSCQHCVKTVTDALKELPGVRRAKVNLRKAEAVVHFDASRITTANLTEAITAAGFEVL; from the coding sequence ATGGAAAAAACGAAATTAAAGATCGGCGGAATGTCCTGTCAACATTGCGTCAAAACTGTAACCGATGCGCTCAAGGAACTCCCCGGCGTTCGACGTGCGAAGGTGAATTTGCGCAAAGCGGAGGCTGTTGTTCATTTTGATGCCTCTCGTATTACAACTGCGAATCTCACAGAGGCAATAACTGCAGCAGGTTTCGAGGTCCTTTAA
- a CDS encoding deoxyribonuclease IV — protein MILGAHVSTSGGLHNAIKNGEELHCDTIQIFLRNPNRWQAKPPTAAIIEKFRDAWTASAIGDVIVHDIHLSNLASPKTEVLEKSRQQFQEQMELASMLGLRYIVTHLGAHLNEGETFGLKQLNESFDFLLENVEAPDVTILLETTAGQGTNLGYCFEHLRDVIGMSKYPDRFGVCLDTCHVFAAGYDLRTETDCETTFNRFDDIVGLTRLQAFHLNDAKSTYQSRVDRHEHIGDGNIGATAFAYILNDSRFAEIPLIIETPQMETMHETNLATLRQLKA, from the coding sequence ATGATTCTCGGTGCACATGTGTCCACTTCAGGTGGCTTACACAATGCCATTAAAAATGGCGAAGAACTCCACTGTGACACGATCCAAATTTTTTTGAGAAATCCGAATCGGTGGCAAGCAAAACCGCCGACTGCCGCGATAATTGAAAAATTTCGTGATGCTTGGACGGCATCTGCCATTGGAGATGTAATTGTTCACGATATTCACTTGAGTAATCTTGCCTCGCCGAAAACGGAGGTGCTTGAGAAATCACGCCAACAGTTTCAGGAACAGATGGAACTTGCGTCTATGCTCGGTCTCCGCTATATTGTTACACACCTCGGCGCGCACCTCAATGAAGGTGAAACGTTCGGCTTAAAACAGTTGAACGAGAGTTTCGATTTCCTACTCGAAAACGTTGAAGCACCGGATGTCACTATTCTCCTTGAGACCACGGCTGGACAAGGCACGAACCTCGGCTACTGCTTTGAACATTTGCGCGATGTTATCGGTATGTCGAAATACCCAGATCGATTTGGAGTCTGTTTGGATACCTGCCATGTCTTCGCCGCTGGTTATGACCTGCGGACCGAAACTGACTGTGAAACAACGTTTAATCGGTTTGATGACATTGTTGGCCTCACACGATTACAGGCTTTCCATCTCAACGACGCAAAATCAACCTACCAGAGTCGCGTAGATCGGCATGAACACATTGGAGATGGCAATATCGGCGCAACAGCATTTGCGTATATCCTCAATGATTCTCGATTTGCGGAAATTCCACTCATTATTGAAACACCACAAATGGAAACAATGCACGAGACAAACCTCGCGACTTTGCGTCAACTAAAGGCGTAG
- a CDS encoding alcohol dehydrogenase catalytic domain-containing protein yields MKTIVFEKIQQLRIHEKPIPALATGDVLIQMDLCGICASDLAALRGDVSDYAPPVVMGHELAGVIVESRHPDVKTGERVTVNPMLSCGVCTECQNDLDKYCNTVEGIGHDIDGGYAEYMRMPKHGVDTGKLIRVPESIPPEELLFLEPLGCCLNAMQETFFKDSVAILGAGPIGLMFTQLAKRAGLATYVVEPLPHRRSVAETLGADLTFDTSPEGVAQLQEITRGGVDTVISATTNDTSAITLAFKVVRRGGCLNFFGLAPEGEELRVNLEEFHYAGHKLMASWAFSRASLEESKQLLIEKTLNFEPLLTDRFPIAEGLAAFDNADARLGVKTAVHP; encoded by the coding sequence ATGAAAACCATCGTTTTTGAGAAAATCCAGCAATTACGTATTCACGAGAAACCCATCCCCGCGCTTGCTACTGGAGATGTGCTTATCCAGATGGACCTCTGCGGTATTTGCGCATCTGACCTCGCTGCACTGCGTGGAGATGTGTCGGATTATGCACCACCCGTCGTGATGGGACACGAACTCGCAGGCGTGATAGTAGAGAGTCGACACCCAGATGTCAAAACTGGAGAACGGGTTACCGTCAATCCAATGCTCTCTTGTGGCGTGTGTACCGAATGCCAGAATGACTTGGATAAATATTGCAATACCGTTGAAGGCATCGGGCACGACATTGACGGCGGCTATGCCGAATACATGCGGATGCCAAAGCATGGCGTGGATACGGGTAAGCTTATCCGAGTACCGGAGAGTATTCCGCCGGAAGAACTGCTCTTCCTGGAACCTTTGGGCTGTTGCCTGAATGCGATGCAAGAAACCTTTTTCAAGGATTCCGTCGCTATCCTCGGTGCCGGTCCCATCGGTTTGATGTTCACGCAATTGGCGAAGCGCGCCGGTTTAGCAACCTACGTGGTGGAGCCGTTACCTCACCGCAGAAGTGTTGCCGAAACCCTCGGCGCTGATCTCACTTTTGATACTTCACCCGAGGGGGTCGCACAGCTCCAAGAGATTACCCGTGGCGGGGTTGATACTGTCATCTCTGCAACCACTAATGACACTTCCGCAATTACGCTTGCTTTTAAGGTGGTACGTAGAGGTGGGTGCCTCAACTTCTTTGGACTCGCTCCGGAAGGTGAAGAGCTCCGCGTCAATCTGGAAGAATTTCACTATGCGGGCCACAAACTAATGGCTTCGTGGGCGTTTTCCCGCGCCAGCCTTGAAGAATCCAAACAGCTTCTGATAGAGAAAACACTCAATTTTGAGCCTTTGTTAACCGATCGGTTTCCGATTGCTGAGGGTTTAGCAGCGTTCGATAACGCGGATGCACGACTCGGTGTCAAGACAGCCGTGCATCCGTAA
- a CDS encoding Gfo/Idh/MocA family oxidoreductase encodes MADIIKGAVLGYGAAFNMGRAHANMMQNTEGIECVAVCDIDPDRTKAAEEDFPGIRTYNTVEDLNADDGIDLVANVLPHSLHCAPTVASLKAGKHAIVEKPMCVTIAEATEMITTAQENGVMLSVHHNRRWDADFWTLRELVHSGIIGKVFNVEMWGGGYGRPNPDWWRSVKAISGGQFYDWGAHYLDWLLNVLEAPMINITGFYQPNLVWDDISNEDHVQAIIRFAGGKVVADGAMANIQMSNIAKIGGPRWKLLGSHGAITSEGNGFKVLSEVEGQPNEQEVGHHGRPGPSYYQNIVAHLNDGTPLLVTPESARRVIAVMDLAEKSAKTHQAETVPYEFE; translated from the coding sequence ATGGCAGATATTATCAAAGGTGCCGTCCTCGGGTACGGAGCGGCATTTAATATGGGCAGAGCCCATGCAAATATGATGCAAAACACCGAGGGCATCGAATGTGTTGCCGTCTGTGACATCGATCCAGACCGAACAAAGGCGGCGGAAGAAGACTTTCCGGGAATCCGCACCTATAACACAGTCGAAGACCTCAACGCGGATGACGGGATTGATCTCGTCGCCAACGTCCTCCCGCATAGCTTGCACTGTGCGCCAACCGTGGCGAGTCTTAAAGCGGGCAAGCATGCCATCGTTGAAAAACCGATGTGTGTTACAATCGCGGAAGCTACCGAGATGATCACAACCGCTCAAGAGAACGGCGTTATGTTGTCCGTTCACCACAATCGGCGATGGGATGCCGATTTTTGGACACTTCGCGAACTCGTCCATTCCGGTATTATCGGTAAAGTCTTTAACGTTGAGATGTGGGGTGGCGGTTATGGCAGACCGAATCCTGATTGGTGGCGCAGCGTCAAGGCAATCTCCGGTGGACAATTCTACGACTGGGGTGCCCATTATCTTGATTGGCTGCTCAATGTTCTTGAAGCCCCGATGATTAACATCACCGGCTTTTATCAACCGAACCTCGTCTGGGATGATATTAGTAACGAGGACCACGTCCAAGCGATTATTCGGTTCGCAGGTGGAAAAGTGGTCGCAGATGGAGCAATGGCAAACATTCAGATGTCTAACATCGCGAAAATTGGTGGACCGCGGTGGAAACTGCTCGGTTCACACGGTGCAATTACCTCCGAAGGCAACGGATTTAAAGTGCTATCCGAAGTCGAAGGACAGCCGAACGAGCAGGAGGTCGGGCATCACGGCAGACCTGGACCGAGCTACTATCAGAACATCGTCGCTCATTTGAACGATGGCACCCCTTTACTCGTTACACCGGAATCCGCTCGCCGTGTTATTGCTGTAATGGATCTGGCAGAAAAGTCCGCTAAGACCCATCAAGCGGAGACGGTGCCTTACGAGTTTGAATAG
- a CDS encoding LamG domain-containing protein — translation MTSIKWQCALSSVFFIFSIIGSGFAAGGFEYLPDEATLGLWHFDNSDVSDISENEVKGEIEGKAAWDENQQWNKEDKPGKSFVFDGNTVISLGEADVLIPKVEITIEAWVYPEDLTGWRLIFTNWDGPPGAYHLGVQNGIAKFHINTEKGTAFAGAPKPLELEQWQHVAGIYDSKQIKLYIDGEEVGSTNHGGKLVRGGFDVIIGSKNTRQFKWKGLMDEVRVSDIARESDVLSPNLLAPQAVEFSELTLPLLWGSLKK, via the coding sequence ATGACTTCAATCAAATGGCAATGCGCGCTTTCATCTGTGTTCTTTATTTTTTCAATAATCGGATCAGGCTTTGCCGCTGGTGGATTTGAGTATCTTCCAGATGAAGCAACGCTTGGTTTGTGGCACTTTGACAACAGCGATGTGTCAGACATATCTGAGAACGAGGTTAAGGGTGAAATAGAAGGGAAAGCCGCGTGGGACGAGAATCAACAATGGAACAAAGAGGATAAGCCCGGAAAATCCTTTGTTTTCGATGGAAATACGGTAATCTCCCTCGGTGAAGCGGATGTGCTTATACCGAAAGTGGAGATCACAATTGAAGCGTGGGTCTATCCTGAAGACTTGACCGGCTGGCGACTTATTTTCACAAACTGGGATGGTCCCCCCGGTGCCTACCATTTAGGGGTCCAAAACGGCATCGCCAAATTCCACATCAATACCGAGAAAGGGACTGCATTCGCTGGTGCGCCAAAACCATTGGAATTAGAGCAGTGGCAGCACGTCGCGGGTATCTATGATTCCAAACAAATTAAACTCTATATTGATGGAGAAGAGGTTGGATCGACGAACCACGGTGGCAAATTAGTGAGGGGTGGGTTTGATGTCATCATCGGAAGCAAGAACACGCGTCAGTTTAAATGGAAAGGTTTGATGGATGAGGTCCGAGTCAGTGATATTGCCAGAGAGTCTGACGTGCTAAGTCCAAACTTGCTTGCACCGCAAGCGGTTGAATTCTCAGAATTGACGCTGCCACTTTTATGGGGATCCCTTAAAAAATAA
- a CDS encoding TIGR04283 family arsenosugar biosynthesis glycosyltransferase produces the protein MVRKISIIIPILNEAKILEKTLSQLRSEQEYHELIIVDGGSTDGSIHIAENYGKVLTSGRGRAKQLNAGAAAATGDILIFLHADIWLEPGALAAVETALSSGYIGGGFQQKIDEKSILYRIIEISGNIRGRYLKVFYGDSGIFLAHADFNKIGGFPEIPILEEMEFSKGMRKLGKTTLVSPCIHISPRRWETGGIVRTTLNNWLITFLYFLRISPEKLARLYSHIR, from the coding sequence ATGGTACGGAAAATATCGATTATTATCCCCATCCTGAACGAAGCAAAGATTTTAGAAAAAACGCTGTCTCAACTCCGGTCGGAACAGGAATACCACGAACTTATCATCGTAGATGGCGGAAGTACTGATGGTTCAATCCATATCGCCGAGAATTATGGAAAGGTGCTAACATCAGGGCGTGGAAGGGCAAAGCAGTTAAACGCAGGTGCGGCGGCAGCGACAGGGGACATCCTAATTTTCCTACACGCAGATATTTGGCTTGAGCCGGGGGCATTGGCAGCAGTAGAAACCGCGCTGTCATCGGGTTACATCGGTGGTGGGTTTCAACAGAAGATTGACGAAAAAAGTATTCTCTATCGTATCATTGAGATATCGGGGAACATCCGAGGCAGATACCTGAAGGTATTTTACGGGGATAGCGGTATCTTTCTCGCACATGCCGACTTCAATAAAATCGGGGGTTTCCCAGAGATTCCAATTCTGGAGGAGATGGAATTTTCAAAAGGAATGCGGAAACTTGGGAAAACAACACTCGTCAGCCCTTGTATCCATATCTCTCCCCGACGCTGGGAAACTGGCGGTATTGTCCGGACGACGTTAAACAACTGGCTCATTACTTTCCTCTATTTCCTTCGGATTTCACCAGAGAAACTCGCGAGACTCTATAGCCATATCCGGTAG